The window TGGACCAAAGTCGGCCCCTTGGCGAGCGTCGCGACGACATCGCCGTGCCAGGCGATTTGCGGCGTCTCGCCCGCCACGCTGACCAGCGCCAGCGCCGCATCCTCGCCCTCGGCGAGCGCGGTCGCCCGCCGCGCCATCTCGGCGCGCAGATGCTTTTCCGCCGCCGCGAGCAGCAGCCGATGGTCGCTCGCACGCGCCTGCGCATCGACCTTGAACTGAAACCCTTTCAGTGTCCCGATCGCCTCGCCGTCGACCGCAACGGTGCCGTCGGCGCCGACCGCGACCGGCAGCGCGGCGTGGCGCTGCCCTGCATCGCGGATCAGCAGCGCGAGCCGCCGGTCGACGAAGCGCTGCGCTAGGGCGGCGTGCAGCGCGTCGGACAGCCGCGTCTCGAGCACTTGCGTCTGCGCGGTCCAGCCCGCCGCATCGGCGATCCAGTCGCCGCGCTGGGCGATGAAACAGAGCGTGCGCACCGCCGCGATCCGGCTCGCGAGCTGGTCGATGTCGCCCTCGACGATGTCGAGCCGTGCCAGCTTCTTCGCGAACCAGTCGGGGTCGATCATCCCGTCGCCGTTGGTCCGCCACTGCCACAGCTTGAACACGGTGCGGCTATGATGCTCGGCGCCGAGCTGCTCGAAATCGGGCAGTCCGCACGCATCCCACAATCGCGCCACCACATCGAAGTCGCCGCCGCGCGCGCGGACCTCCATGTCTCCCGCCAGATGTTTGAGCACCGCCAGGTCGACCGCCTCGGGCGCCGCGCGCAGGCGGGGGTGCGACGGCGGCTGCGCGAGGTCGGCGAGCAACTGGTCGAGCGTCGCATAGCCCGGGTTGGGCTCGCGCCAGTAGACGCTCTGCAGCGGCGGGAAATGATGCCCCTCGATCGCGTGGATCTCCTCGGGGGTGAAGCCGCCCTGCGGCAGGCCGACGGTCCCGAATGTCCCGTCCTGCTGGTGCCGCCCGGCGCGTCCGGCGATCTGCGCCATTTCCGACACCGTCAGCCGCCGCAGCCGCCGCCCGTCGAATTTCTGCAGGCTCGCAAAGGCGACATGCTGGACGTCGAGGTTCAGCCCCATGCCGATCGCGTCGGTCGCGACGAGGTAATCGACCTCGCCGGCCTGGAACATCTCGACCTGCGCGTTGCGGGTGCGCGGGGACAGCGCCCCCATCACCACTGCGGCGCCGCCCGAAAAACGGCGCAGCATTTCGGCGATCGCATAAACCTCCTCGGCCGAGAAGGCGACGACCGCCGAGCGTTTGGGCAGCCGCGACAGCTTGCACGTCCCGGCATAGCTCAAGGTCGAAAAACGCGGCCGGGTGATGATCTCGGCCTCGGGCACCAGGTCGCGGACGAGGCCATGGATGCTCGCCGACCCCAGGATCATCGTCTCCTCGCGGCCGCGGGCGCGGAGCATCCGGTCGGTGAAGACGTGGCCGCGTTCGGGGTCGGCGCCAAGTTGCGCCTCGTCGATCCCGACGAAGGCGACGTCGCGCTCGATGGGCAGCGCTTCCATCGTGCCGAGCAGGTAGCGCGCGTCGGGCGGCATGATCCGCTCTTCGCCGGTGACCAGCGCGACCTGCTTCGGCCCCTTGATGTGGACGACGCGATCGTAAACCTCGCGCGCCAGCAGGCGAAGCGGAAAGCCGATCATGCCGCTCGAATGGGCGGTCAGGCGCTCGACCGCCAAATGGGTTTTGCCGGTGTTGGTGGGGCCAAGGACGGCCTTGACCGGGCTGGATGCGGGAGACGACATTTTCTTAATGGCCAAGCTGGCATGGCCCGCGTTGCGGTGCAACAGCGGATCGACGGATGGCGCCGTGAAAGGTCATTTTCTTTTGTTTCACGTCATATCCCACCTCGGCCACGGCTCGCCGCAAGCGCTTTCGTGCCCCGGCCCATTAAATTGACTTTAACGACCTTTCTTTACAGACGAGCAGTCGGAAACAACATCGGCGGCGTTCGCGCGGGAGGCGGGAGCGGCGATCCGAGTGGGGGTTGCAGTCTTGTTCCAGCGTCACGAACCCATCGCGGGCATGACCGGCAATGCCGCCGCGCTGTCGATGACGCAGGCGATATCCTTCGGACGCAACGGCGTCGTCGACCCCGCCCCCGACCTCAAATGGCATGAAGGCTGGCGCGACCGGCTCGCCAATCTCGACCTCGCGCCCGACCTCGGCGACGATATCGGGTCGCGGACATGGTGGCGCGGGCTCGCGACGCTGACCGCGCTGTGCGCCGCCGCCATTTCGACCTTTCCCGGCATCCAGCCGCTGCAGGCCGGCGGCGCCCCGGCGCTCGCCGCCGCCGATTTCAACGAAGCCCGGGCGCAGATGATCGTACCGCTCGCGCTCGGCGGCGACACCGGGCGGCACATGGCGGCGACCGACGCCGTCCGCCCGCTCACCCAGACCCCCGAACGGCCGCAAATCGAACTCACCGCCACGCTGGGCAGCGGCGACAGCTTCGCGCGCCTGCTCGAACGCTCGGGCGTTGGCAGCGCCGATGCGCAGGCGCTCGCGAGCCAGGTGTCGGGCGCGGTGCCGCTCGCCGACATCGCACCGGGCACGCGCATCGACCTGATCCTCGGCCGCCGCGCCGCGCGCACCATGCCGCGCCCGGTCGACGCGCTCGCGATGCGTGCACGCTTCGACCTGCGTATCGAGATGGAGCGCGTCGATGGCCGCCTCGTCATGCGCCGCATTCCGATCGCGGTCGACGCGACGCCGCTGCGCATCCGCGGCCGCGTCGGTGACAGCCTCTATCGCTCGGCGCGCGCCGCCGGCGCCCCGCCCGAGGCGATCCAGGCCTATCTCCGCGTCATCGGCAAACAGATTTCGGTCGCCAGCGATGTCCGTGCCGGCGACGAATATGACATCATCGTCGACTATCGCCGCGCCGAAACCGGCGAGAGCGAAGTCGGCAAATTGCTCTATGCCGGACTCGTGCGCGGCGGAAAGCAGAAGCTGTCGATGATCGAATGGAATGTCGACGGCCGGGTGCAATGGTTCGAGGCATCGGGCGCCGGCGAGACGCGCGGCGGTATGGTCCGCCCGACCAACGGCCGCCAGACCTCGGGCTTCGGCATGCGCCGCCACCCGATCCTCGGTTACAAGCGTATGCACAGCGGTGTCGATTTCGGCGGCGGCTATGGCGCCCCCATCTATGCGGTCAGCGACGGCGTGGTCTCGATCGCCGGACGCCATGGCGGCTTCGGCAATTTCGTCAAGCTCAGCCATGGCGGCGGCGTCGGGACCGGTTACGGCCATATGAGCCGCATCGCGGTCCGCCCCGGCCAGCGCGTCAATCGCGGCCAGGTGATCGGCTATATCGGTTCGACCGGCCTCTCGACCGGCCCGCACCTCCATTTCGAAGTCTATCGCAACGGCGTCGCGGTGAACCCCGCGACCGCCAGCTTCGTCACCCGCGCGCAGCTCGAGGGCAAGGCGCTCGCCGACTTCCGCGCCCGTATCCGCCAGCTCACCGCGGTGACTCCGGGCGCCGCGCTGACCCCGGTGGCAGCGAAGCAGGCCGAAGCGCCGAAGCTCGGGAGCCTGTCCGACGTTGCATCGAAACGCGTCGGCGGCGGCATCTGACCAGCTTACCCCTCCCCCCGAAGGGGAGGGGCCTAAATAGCCAATATCCATTGGCCCTGTGCCATCACCCCGCTATGCACGCGCCATGACTCGCGCCGCCTTTCCCGACCTCCGCCTGCGCCGGACCCGCCGCACCGCATGGAGCCGCGCCATGGTGCGCGAAAATCACCTCACCCCCGCCAACCTCATCTGGCCGCTGTTCGTTTGCGCCGGCGAGGACGTCGAGGAACCGATCGCCAGCCTGCCCGGCGTGTCGCGCTGGTCGGTCGACCTGATCGTCGAACGCGCGGGCGAGGCGATCGCCGCCGGCATCCCGTGCCTCGCGCTCTTTCCCTATACCGAGGCCGATCGGCGCAGCGAGGATGGCGCCGAGGCGCTCAATCCCGACAATCTCATGTGCCGCGCGGTGCGCGCGATCAAGGCGGCGCATGGCGACGCCATCGGCGTGCTGACCGACGTCGCGCTCGATCCTTACACCAGCCATGGGCAGGACGGGCTGGTCGACGATGACGGCCGCGTCCTCAACGACGAGACGGTTAACGTGCTCGTCGGCCAGGCGCTGAACCAGGCACGCGCCGGTGCCGACATCATCGCGCCCAGCGACATGATGGACGGCCGCATCGGCGCGATCCGCGCCGCCCTCGAGGGCGAGGGTTTCGGCCATGTCCAGATCATGAGCTATGCCGCCAAATATGCCTCGGCCTTCTATGGCCCCTTCCGCGACGCGGTCGGCTCGCGCGGCCTCTTGAAGGGCGACAAAAAGGGCTATCAGATGGATCCCGCCAACGCCGAAGAGGCGCTGCGTGAGGTCGAAATGGACCTTGCCGAGGGCGCCGACAGCGTCATGGTCAAGCCCGGCCTGCCCTATCTCGATATCGTCCGCGCGGTGAAGCAGCGCTTCGAAGTGCCCGTCTTCGCCTATCAGGTGTCGGGCGAATATGCGATGATCGAGGCGGCGGCGGCGGCGGGCGCGGGCGACCGCGACGCGCTCGTCCTCGAAACCCTGCTCGCCTTTCGCCGCGCCGGCGCCTCGGGCATCCTGACCTATCATGCGCTCCACGCGGCGAGACTGCTTGGCGCATGATCCGCTCCGCCTGGGCCTTTCCGACTGAGCCTTTCCGTTTGAACAAGGGACCGACCCGATAATGACGGCAACACCGCGGCGCTGGCTTTTTGTGCTGACCATCCTGGTCGGCAGCTTCCTTCTCTTCCAGGTTCAGCCGATGGTCGCGCGCATGGTGCTGCCCAAATTGGGCGGTGCCCCGGCGGTGTGGAACAGCGCGATGCTGGTCTATCAGGCGCTGCTGCTCGGCGGCTATGCCTATGCGCATTGGCTCGGTCGCTTCCAGGTGCGGCGCCAGGCGATGATCCATGTCGCGCTGCTGCTGCTCGCCGCGCTGTGGCTGCCGATCGGCATCGCCGCCATCGCGCCGCCGGCGCCGGGGCAAGAGGCGCTGTGGGTGCCGCTCTTGCTGCTCGCCTCGATCGGCCCGGTGTTTTTCGCGGTCTCGGCGCAGGCACCGCTGATCCAGCGGTGGTTCGCCGCGGACACCCGTGCGGGCGATCCCTATTATCTCTACGCCGCCTCGAACCTCGGCAGCTTTGCGGGGCTGATCTCCTATCCCGCGCTCGTCGAACCCAATCTGCCGCTCGCGGCGCAAAGCTGGGGCTGGACCGCCGGCTATGCACTGCTTGTCGGGCTCGTCGCTGCCGCTGGGGCGGCGCGCTGGCGCAGCCATGCGGTCGCGGCCGCCGATACCGCGCCCGTCGCCGACGAACCGCGCCCGACGCTGCGGCGCCAGCTCCACTGGCTGCTCATTGCCGCCGTACCGTCGGGGTTGATGCTGTCGACGACGACGCACCTCACCACCGACATCGTCGCCATGCCCTTGCTGTGGGTGCTGCCGCTCGGCCTCTATCTGCTCAGCTTCGTGGTCGCCTTTTCCAACGCCGATCCCCTCAAGCAGACCTTCCGCGTGCTCGCGCCCGCGGTGCTGCTGATCGCGGGCGGACAGGCGCTGCTCAGCACCGGCGGCGGGTCGATGCTCGTCGCGCTGATGAGCCTCGTCATGCTGTTCGTCGTCGCCACCGCGCTCCATGACTATCTCCACCATCTGCGTCCCGCGCCGCAGCATCTGACGCTCTTCTATCTCGTCATGTCGGCGGGCGGCGTGGTCGGCGGCCTCTTTGCGGCGCTGTTTGCGCCGTTGCTGTTCGACTGGGTCTATGAACATCCCTTGCTGGTGCTCGCGGCGGCCGCCTTGCTGCCGCTGCCCGCCTTCCTGCCGTGGAACGAGTGGCTGAAGGTCCGGAGGCCTTTGCCCTTCGTCATCGCCATGCTGCTCGTCGCCGCCTTCGCCTGCTGGAATCTGGCGCAGGGCTGGGATGGCACCTTCCAGGGCAGCAATGGCCTTTGGGCGGGGCTGATCCTGCTCATCGGCCTGCTCGTCATCGGCTGGCGCTGGGCCTATGTCACCGCGCTCGCGCTGTTGATGTTGGGGGTCGGCGGGGTCGATACGCTCGAAAAGGGCGAGCATGGCATGCGGACGCGCAGTTATTTCGGCGTCTATACGGTCACCGACGACCCGCAAAATCATCAGCGGCGCCTTGCGCACGGCACCACGCTGCACGGGCTTCAGAACACACAGCCCGGACGCGAGATCGAACCCACCACTTACTATGGCCATCAGTCGGGGGTCGGGCTGACGCTCGACAAGGCCAGCGAACTTGCCGGCCCCGATGCCGCGGTCGGCATCGTCGGGCTGGGGGCGGGCACGCTGTCCTGCTATCGCAAGCCCGGCCAGCAATGGACGATCTTCGAGATCGACCCGGTGATGGTCGACATCGCGCGCGACCCGTCGAAATTCACCTTCCTTTCGAAATGCGCGGGCGACACGCCGATCGTCATCGGCGACGCGCGACTGCAGATCGAAAAACGGCCCCCGGCGCAGTTCGATATCCTTGTGATCGACGCCTTCTCGTCGGATGCGATCCCCCTCCATCTGCTGACCGAGGAAGCGATCGGCATTTATGCCCGCGCGCTCAAGCCCGACGGGGTGCTGCTCATCCATATCTCGAACCGGTTCTTCGATCTGGAACCCGTGCTCGCGGCTGAAGCCAAGGCGCGCGGGTGGACCGCCGCGATTCGCATGGATACCGCCGGGCAGGACGATCCGACGA is drawn from Sphingopyxis sp. OPL5 and contains these coding sequences:
- a CDS encoding helicase-related protein, with product MSSPASSPVKAVLGPTNTGKTHLAVERLTAHSSGMIGFPLRLLAREVYDRVVHIKGPKQVALVTGEERIMPPDARYLLGTMEALPIERDVAFVGIDEAQLGADPERGHVFTDRMLRARGREETMILGSASIHGLVRDLVPEAEIITRPRFSTLSYAGTCKLSRLPKRSAVVAFSAEEVYAIAEMLRRFSGGAAVVMGALSPRTRNAQVEMFQAGEVDYLVATDAIGMGLNLDVQHVAFASLQKFDGRRLRRLTVSEMAQIAGRAGRHQQDGTFGTVGLPQGGFTPEEIHAIEGHHFPPLQSVYWREPNPGYATLDQLLADLAQPPSHPRLRAAPEAVDLAVLKHLAGDMEVRARGGDFDVVARLWDACGLPDFEQLGAEHHSRTVFKLWQWRTNGDGMIDPDWFAKKLARLDIVEGDIDQLASRIAAVRTLCFIAQRGDWIADAAGWTAQTQVLETRLSDALHAALAQRFVDRRLALLIRDAGQRHAALPVAVGADGTVAVDGEAIGTLKGFQFKVDAQARASDHRLLLAAAEKHLRAEMARRATALAEGEDAALALVSVAGETPQIAWHGDVVATLAKGPTLVQPAILIEPALRRLEVPQVQAIVERLQRFVAAQLARHAGPLAAMGEAAGDLFTPPRTRALLAALVDGGGFVARTGVDEQLAAMSTEERPLLRKIGLTIGSLDLFHPLLLKPEAVRWRAALLAAQQGGRLPVLPPHGAVWQKDGPVVGLGIAGFRRCGEGWLRIDMAERLARQAHAARLQAEAKPPAPIAGGDEHDENHGGHEVASAPPPAGFAIDPALATSLGLDTGARRGLLQAFGFRSVGEPELDRWRWSGHRGRDKKPRRKQGRRPHPARPDAAAKTGQPVVAPAKPRKDKRHKTGKPGGAPPPPPPRPDRPDRPARRGPSPHSPFAGLAAMLADARKD
- a CDS encoding M23 family metallopeptidase encodes the protein MTGNAAALSMTQAISFGRNGVVDPAPDLKWHEGWRDRLANLDLAPDLGDDIGSRTWWRGLATLTALCAAAISTFPGIQPLQAGGAPALAAADFNEARAQMIVPLALGGDTGRHMAATDAVRPLTQTPERPQIELTATLGSGDSFARLLERSGVGSADAQALASQVSGAVPLADIAPGTRIDLILGRRAARTMPRPVDALAMRARFDLRIEMERVDGRLVMRRIPIAVDATPLRIRGRVGDSLYRSARAAGAPPEAIQAYLRVIGKQISVASDVRAGDEYDIIVDYRRAETGESEVGKLLYAGLVRGGKQKLSMIEWNVDGRVQWFEASGAGETRGGMVRPTNGRQTSGFGMRRHPILGYKRMHSGVDFGGGYGAPIYAVSDGVVSIAGRHGGFGNFVKLSHGGGVGTGYGHMSRIAVRPGQRVNRGQVIGYIGSTGLSTGPHLHFEVYRNGVAVNPATASFVTRAQLEGKALADFRARIRQLTAVTPGAALTPVAAKQAEAPKLGSLSDVASKRVGGGI
- the hemB gene encoding porphobilinogen synthase, giving the protein MTRAAFPDLRLRRTRRTAWSRAMVRENHLTPANLIWPLFVCAGEDVEEPIASLPGVSRWSVDLIVERAGEAIAAGIPCLALFPYTEADRRSEDGAEALNPDNLMCRAVRAIKAAHGDAIGVLTDVALDPYTSHGQDGLVDDDGRVLNDETVNVLVGQALNQARAGADIIAPSDMMDGRIGAIRAALEGEGFGHVQIMSYAAKYASAFYGPFRDAVGSRGLLKGDKKGYQMDPANAEEALREVEMDLAEGADSVMVKPGLPYLDIVRAVKQRFEVPVFAYQVSGEYAMIEAAAAAGAGDRDALVLETLLAFRRAGASGILTYHALHAARLLGA
- a CDS encoding spermidine synthase, encoding MTATPRRWLFVLTILVGSFLLFQVQPMVARMVLPKLGGAPAVWNSAMLVYQALLLGGYAYAHWLGRFQVRRQAMIHVALLLLAALWLPIGIAAIAPPAPGQEALWVPLLLLASIGPVFFAVSAQAPLIQRWFAADTRAGDPYYLYAASNLGSFAGLISYPALVEPNLPLAAQSWGWTAGYALLVGLVAAAGAARWRSHAVAAADTAPVADEPRPTLRRQLHWLLIAAVPSGLMLSTTTHLTTDIVAMPLLWVLPLGLYLLSFVVAFSNADPLKQTFRVLAPAVLLIAGGQALLSTGGGSMLVALMSLVMLFVVATALHDYLHHLRPAPQHLTLFYLVMSAGGVVGGLFAALFAPLLFDWVYEHPLLVLAAAALLPLPAFLPWNEWLKVRRPLPFVIAMLLVAAFACWNLAQGWDGTFQGSNGLWAGLILLIGLLVIGWRWAYVTALALLMLGVGGVDTLEKGEHGMRTRSYFGVYTVTDDPQNHQRRLAHGTTLHGLQNTQPGREIEPTTYYGHQSGVGLTLDKASELAGPDAAVGIVGLGAGTLSCYRKPGQQWTIFEIDPVMVDIARDPSKFTFLSKCAGDTPIVIGDARLQIEKRPPAQFDILVIDAFSSDAIPLHLLTEEAIGIYARALKPDGVLLIHISNRFFDLEPVLAAEAKARGWTAAIRMDTAGQDDPTSALTGSNWVAFTATPQRMVQLTGGIRPREKAFDNGVWVPLEAREGFARWTDDYASTLPILIWKNIIGGRSE